The Amycolatopsis mongoliensis genome includes a window with the following:
- a CDS encoding M16 family metallopeptidase, producing MARQVSGHEQPVGTTRTLESTPDGAVVKRSVLPGGLRVITEHVPASRSATVGLWVGIGSRDEPAAVAGAAHYLEHLLFKGTKNRDATQIAEEIDAVGGEFNAFTAKEHTCYYAQVLDADLPLAVDLVTDVVFEALCTDRDMDMERSVVLEEISMRDDDPEDLLHETFVTAILGDHPLGRPVLGTEKSIIGMSPSALRTFYKRRYALPRMVLAVAGNVDHGQVLRLVRKALRGKLDGSATPVAPREGRARIKTVPKLALHTDDTEQAHVMLGLRSLSRHDERRFALSVLNAALGGGMSSRLFQEIREQRGLAYQVYSSVASYADTGHMAVYAGCQPEKLGDVAGVIREILDKVGVDGLTDAEVARAKGQLRGGLVLGLEDTSSRMSRIGKSELNYGHYLGVDDTIARIDAVTTDEVCALARTLFARPGGVSAAAVVGPYAHADDLPDDLHEVIAS from the coding sequence ATGGCACGGCAGGTTTCCGGGCACGAGCAGCCCGTCGGCACCACCCGCACGCTCGAGTCCACCCCGGACGGTGCGGTCGTCAAGCGCAGTGTCCTGCCCGGCGGGCTGCGCGTGATCACCGAGCACGTCCCGGCGTCCCGCTCGGCCACGGTCGGGCTGTGGGTCGGCATCGGCTCCCGCGACGAGCCGGCCGCCGTGGCCGGCGCCGCGCACTACCTCGAGCACCTGCTGTTCAAGGGCACGAAGAACCGCGACGCCACGCAGATCGCCGAAGAGATCGACGCCGTCGGCGGCGAGTTCAACGCCTTCACAGCGAAGGAGCACACCTGCTACTACGCGCAGGTGCTCGACGCCGACCTCCCGCTCGCCGTGGACCTGGTCACCGACGTCGTGTTCGAGGCGCTCTGCACCGACCGCGACATGGACATGGAACGCAGCGTCGTCCTCGAAGAGATTTCGATGCGCGACGACGACCCCGAGGACCTGCTGCACGAAACGTTCGTGACCGCCATCCTCGGCGACCACCCGCTGGGCCGCCCGGTGCTGGGCACCGAGAAGTCGATCATCGGGATGTCGCCGTCGGCGTTGCGCACCTTCTACAAGCGCCGCTACGCGCTGCCGCGGATGGTGCTGGCGGTGGCCGGGAACGTCGACCACGGCCAGGTGCTCCGCCTGGTGCGCAAGGCGTTGCGCGGCAAGCTCGACGGCTCGGCGACGCCGGTCGCGCCGCGTGAGGGCCGCGCCCGGATCAAGACCGTTCCGAAGCTCGCCCTGCACACCGACGACACCGAGCAGGCGCACGTGATGCTCGGCCTGCGGTCGCTGTCGCGCCACGACGAGCGCCGTTTCGCGCTGTCGGTGCTCAACGCGGCGCTCGGCGGCGGCATGTCCTCTCGGCTGTTCCAGGAGATCCGCGAGCAGCGCGGGCTGGCCTACCAGGTGTACTCGTCGGTCGCGAGCTACGCCGACACCGGGCACATGGCCGTGTACGCGGGCTGCCAGCCGGAGAAGCTCGGCGACGTCGCCGGGGTCATCCGCGAGATCCTCGACAAGGTCGGCGTCGACGGCCTGACCGACGCCGAGGTGGCCCGCGCCAAGGGCCAGCTGCGCGGCGGGCTCGTGCTGGGGCTCGAGGACACGTCGTCGCGGATGTCGCGGATCGGCAAGAGCGAGCTCAACTACGGCCACTACCTGGGCGTCGACGACACGATCGCCCGCATCGACGCCGTCACCACCGACGAGGTGTGTGCGCTCGCTCGCACTTTGTTCGCGCGGCCGGGCGGGGTCTCGGCGGCGGCGGTCGTCGGGCCGTACGCTCACGCCGACGACCTGCCCGACGACCTGCACGAGGTGATCGCGTCATGA
- a CDS encoding polyribonucleotide nucleotidyltransferase: protein MTDSTGVTVHETEAVIDNGRFGTRTVRFETGRLAKQAAGAVVAYLDEETMLLSATTASKHPKDHFDFFPLTVDVEERMYAAGRIPGAFFRREGRPSTDAILTCRLIDRPLRPSFTDGLRNEIQVVITVQSLNPDDPYDVLAINAASASTQIAGLPFSGPVGGVRVALIEDQWVAFPTWSQLEKATFNMVVAGRIVGDDVAIMMVEAEGTEHTLDLIAEGAKAPDEVSVAEGLEAAKPFIKVLCEAQQKLADVAAKPTGEFPVFLPYEQDAYDAVAAIATDDLANALQIAGKQDRDAATDQVKAAVLEKVGIGEGEAFEGREKEIGAAFKALSKKVMRKRVLTDKIRMDGRGLTDIRSLAAEVAVIPRAHGSALFERGETQILGVTTLNMLRLEQQIDSLSPETHKRYMHHYNFPPFSTGETGRVGSPKRREIGHGMLAERALVPVLPKRDEFPYAIRQVSEALGSNGSTSMGSVCASTMGLYNAGVPLKAPVAGIAMGLISDEVDGETRYVALTDILGAEDAMGDMDFKVAGTKDIITALQLDTKLDGIPSEVLAAALKQAKDARLTILEVIAEAIDGPDEMSPYSPRVTSVKIPVDKIGEVIGPKGKMINSITEQTGADISIEDDGTIYVGAADGPSAEAAIDLINAIANPQLPKVGERFLGTVVKTAAFGAFVSLLPGKDGLVHISKLGNGKRIAKVEDVVNVGDKLRVEIADIDNRGKISLIVVKEDEAPAAEGDAPAADAEKADAK from the coding sequence ATGACCGACTCCACCGGAGTCACCGTGCACGAGACCGAAGCCGTCATCGACAACGGCCGGTTCGGCACCCGCACCGTCCGCTTCGAGACGGGCCGCCTGGCCAAACAGGCCGCCGGCGCCGTCGTGGCTTACCTCGACGAAGAGACCATGCTGCTCTCGGCGACCACGGCGTCGAAGCACCCGAAGGACCACTTCGACTTCTTCCCCCTGACGGTGGACGTCGAGGAGCGCATGTACGCGGCCGGCCGCATCCCCGGCGCGTTCTTCCGCCGCGAGGGCCGTCCCTCGACCGACGCGATCCTGACCTGCCGCCTGATCGACCGGCCGCTGCGCCCGTCGTTCACCGACGGTCTCCGCAACGAGATCCAGGTCGTCATCACCGTCCAGAGCCTCAACCCGGACGACCCGTACGACGTGCTGGCGATCAACGCCGCGTCGGCGTCGACCCAGATCGCCGGCCTGCCGTTCTCGGGCCCGGTCGGCGGCGTGCGCGTCGCCCTGATCGAGGACCAGTGGGTCGCGTTCCCGACCTGGTCGCAGCTCGAGAAGGCCACCTTCAACATGGTCGTCGCCGGTCGTATCGTCGGTGACGACGTCGCGATCATGATGGTCGAGGCCGAGGGCACCGAGCACACGCTCGACCTGATCGCCGAAGGCGCCAAGGCGCCGGACGAGGTCTCGGTCGCCGAGGGCCTCGAGGCCGCCAAGCCGTTCATCAAGGTGCTGTGCGAGGCCCAGCAGAAGCTGGCCGACGTGGCCGCCAAGCCGACCGGCGAGTTCCCGGTCTTCCTGCCCTACGAGCAGGACGCCTACGACGCCGTCGCCGCGATCGCGACCGACGACCTGGCGAACGCGCTGCAGATCGCCGGCAAGCAGGACCGCGACGCCGCGACCGACCAGGTCAAGGCCGCCGTCCTGGAGAAGGTCGGCATCGGCGAGGGCGAAGCCTTCGAGGGCCGCGAGAAGGAGATCGGCGCCGCGTTCAAGGCGCTGTCCAAGAAGGTCATGCGCAAGCGCGTCCTCACGGACAAGATCCGCATGGACGGCCGTGGCCTCACCGACATCCGGTCGCTCGCGGCCGAGGTCGCCGTGATCCCGCGGGCGCACGGTTCGGCGCTGTTCGAGCGCGGCGAAACCCAGATCCTGGGCGTCACCACGCTGAACATGCTTCGCCTGGAGCAGCAGATCGACTCGCTGTCCCCGGAGACGCACAAGCGCTACATGCACCACTACAACTTCCCGCCGTTCTCCACCGGCGAGACCGGCCGCGTCGGTTCGCCGAAGCGGCGCGAGATCGGCCACGGCATGCTCGCCGAGCGCGCCCTCGTGCCGGTGCTGCCGAAGCGCGACGAGTTCCCGTACGCGATCCGCCAGGTCTCCGAGGCGCTGGGCTCCAACGGCTCGACCTCGATGGGCTCGGTCTGCGCGTCCACGATGGGCCTGTACAACGCCGGCGTGCCGCTGAAGGCGCCGGTCGCGGGCATCGCGATGGGCCTCATCTCCGACGAGGTCGACGGCGAGACCCGCTACGTCGCGCTGACCGACATCCTCGGTGCCGAGGACGCCATGGGCGACATGGACTTCAAGGTCGCCGGCACCAAGGACATCATCACCGCCCTGCAGCTGGACACGAAGCTCGACGGCATCCCCTCCGAGGTGCTCGCCGCCGCGCTGAAGCAGGCGAAGGACGCCCGTCTCACCATCCTGGAGGTCATCGCCGAGGCGATCGACGGCCCGGACGAGATGAGCCCGTACTCGCCGCGCGTCACCAGCGTGAAGATCCCGGTGGACAAGATCGGCGAGGTCATCGGCCCGAAGGGCAAGATGATCAACTCGATCACCGAGCAGACCGGTGCCGACATCTCCATCGAGGACGACGGCACGATCTACGTGGGCGCGGCCGACGGCCCGTCGGCGGAGGCGGCGATCGACCTGATCAACGCCATCGCCAACCCGCAGCTGCCCAAGGTCGGCGAGCGCTTCCTCGGCACCGTGGTGAAGACGGCCGCGTTCGGCGCGTTCGTCTCGCTGCTGCCGGGCAAGGACGGCCTGGTGCACATCTCGAAGCTGGGCAACGGCAAGCGGATCGCCAAGGTCGAGGACGTCGTCAACGTGGGCGACAAGCTCCGCGTCGAGATCGCCGACATCGACAACCGCGGCAAGATCAGCCTGATCGTCGTCAAGGAGGACGAGGCCCCGGCTGCCGAGGGTGACGCTCCTGCCGCCGACGCCGAGAAGGCCGACGCCAAGTAA
- the rpsO gene encoding 30S ribosomal protein S15: MALSTEEKKSILAEYGVHDSDTGSPEAQVALLTKRIVGLTEHLKAHKHDHHSRRGLLLLVGRRRRLLNYVMKVDIERYRALIQRLGLRR; the protein is encoded by the coding sequence GTGGCGCTGTCCACCGAAGAGAAGAAGTCGATCCTGGCCGAGTACGGCGTGCACGACTCGGACACGGGATCCCCCGAGGCCCAGGTCGCGCTGCTGACCAAGCGGATCGTCGGCCTCACCGAGCACCTCAAGGCTCACAAGCACGACCACCACTCGCGTCGCGGGCTCCTGCTGCTGGTCGGCCGTCGCCGCCGGCTGCTGAACTACGTGATGAAGGTGGACATCGAGCGTTACCGTGCGCTGATCCAGCGCCTCGGCCTGCGTCGATAG
- the thpR gene encoding RNA 2',3'-cyclic phosphodiesterase, whose amino-acid sequence MPVLFSALVPPDDVVEAVTGALGALGEPGDGLRWEPPERWHVTLAYYGADDLDTRAAWLAERLAGRAGADVRLEKAATFPGVLWLTAAGRELTPLAHAAGAGAEARPYVPHLTLARFPREEPGLAGRWTKALSGFRSRRWTATRVVLMTSEREPGGRCYRVARAFELGRA is encoded by the coding sequence ATGCCGGTCCTGTTCAGCGCGCTGGTCCCGCCGGACGACGTCGTCGAAGCGGTCACCGGAGCCCTGGGCGCTCTCGGTGAGCCAGGGGACGGCCTGCGCTGGGAGCCGCCGGAGCGCTGGCATGTCACCCTCGCCTACTACGGGGCGGACGACCTGGACACCCGGGCCGCCTGGCTGGCGGAGCGGCTGGCCGGGCGGGCGGGCGCCGACGTCCGGCTGGAAAAGGCCGCGACGTTCCCCGGGGTGCTGTGGTTGACTGCCGCCGGAAGAGAGCTGACGCCGCTCGCGCACGCCGCGGGGGCCGGCGCCGAGGCGAGGCCGTACGTGCCCCACCTGACGCTGGCGCGGTTCCCCCGGGAAGAACCGGGGCTCGCCGGGCGTTGGACCAAGGCGTTGTCGGGGTTTCGCAGCCGCAGGTGGACGGCCACGCGGGTGGTGCTGATGACCAGCGAGCGCGAACCGGGCGGGCGTTGTTACCGGGTGGCCCGGGCGTTCGAGCTGGGCCGGGCCTGA
- a CDS encoding helix-turn-helix domain-containing protein, translating to MEDHKIVQRNIALQREWYGEPLGDRVRRLVVAFDVSQAFLAEVLGISAPMLSQVMSGRRAKIGNPVVLARMIMLERKILVPEVAAGNRDAMLAAMEDVRDSRPTVGRDNIPVVNEDQKVLAYLRDLAEDEDLGEAAKRLDDEFPAIADLLRRAGNGA from the coding sequence GTGGAGGACCACAAGATCGTCCAGCGGAACATCGCGTTGCAGCGCGAGTGGTACGGGGAGCCGCTCGGTGACCGGGTGCGCCGCCTCGTCGTGGCGTTCGACGTTTCGCAGGCGTTCTTGGCCGAGGTCCTCGGGATCAGTGCCCCCATGCTCAGCCAGGTGATGAGCGGGCGGCGGGCGAAGATCGGCAACCCGGTCGTGCTGGCCAGGATGATCATGCTCGAGCGCAAGATCCTGGTGCCCGAGGTCGCCGCCGGCAACCGCGACGCGATGCTGGCCGCGATGGAGGACGTCCGCGACTCCCGGCCCACCGTCGGCCGCGACAACATCCCGGTCGTCAACGAAGACCAGAAGGTCCTCGCCTACCTGCGCGACCTGGCCGAGGACGAGGACCTGGGCGAAGCCGCCAAGCGGCTCGACGACGAGTTCCCGGCCATCGCCGACCTGCTGCGCCGGGCGGGCAACGGCGCCTGA
- a CDS encoding bifunctional riboflavin kinase/FAD synthetase, which yields MLRWRGLGDLPGGWGRCVVTIGVFDGVHRGHQELVSRTVAAAAERGLPSVMLTFDPHPSEVLRPGSHPAQLTTLRRKAEIVEGLGVDVFCVLPFTLELSRLLPEEFVHEVLVDRLHAAAVIVGDNFTFGAKAAGDVALLRTLGRRFGFAAYGAELQGKELSEEDQSAITFSSTYVRSCIDAGDVVAAAEALGRPHRLEGIVVRGDGRGHELGYPTANLSTPRFAAVPADGVYSAWFTRSADPARRLRAAVSVGTNPTFSGRERTVEAFVLDVDEDFYGQHVAIDFVTRLRAQVRFADSAGLVAQIDDDVVETRKALAVPPDAPTGDE from the coding sequence GTGCTGCGGTGGCGTGGGCTGGGGGACCTCCCCGGCGGCTGGGGCCGGTGCGTGGTCACCATCGGCGTGTTCGACGGTGTGCACCGCGGGCACCAGGAGCTGGTCAGCCGGACCGTGGCCGCGGCGGCCGAACGCGGGCTGCCGAGCGTCATGCTGACGTTCGACCCGCACCCGTCGGAGGTGCTGCGTCCCGGCAGCCACCCGGCGCAGCTGACCACGTTGCGGCGCAAGGCGGAGATCGTCGAGGGCCTCGGCGTCGACGTCTTCTGCGTGCTGCCCTTCACCCTGGAGCTGTCCCGGCTGCTGCCGGAGGAGTTCGTGCACGAGGTGCTCGTCGACCGGCTGCACGCGGCCGCGGTGATCGTCGGCGACAACTTCACCTTCGGCGCCAAGGCCGCCGGTGACGTCGCGCTGCTGCGCACCCTCGGCCGCCGGTTCGGCTTCGCCGCCTACGGCGCCGAACTGCAGGGCAAGGAACTGTCCGAAGAGGACCAGTCGGCGATCACGTTCTCGAGCACGTACGTCCGGTCGTGCATCGACGCCGGGGACGTCGTCGCCGCGGCCGAGGCGCTCGGCCGCCCGCACCGCCTGGAGGGCATCGTCGTCCGCGGCGACGGCCGGGGCCACGAGCTCGGCTACCCGACGGCGAACCTGTCGACGCCGCGCTTCGCCGCCGTCCCGGCCGACGGCGTCTACAGCGCGTGGTTCACCCGCTCGGCCGACCCGGCGCGCCGGTTGCGGGCCGCGGTCTCGGTGGGCACGAACCCGACCTTCTCCGGCCGCGAGCGGACCGTCGAGGCGTTCGTCCTCGACGTCGACGAGGACTTCTACGGCCAGCACGTGGCGATCGACTTCGTGACGCGGCTGCGTGCCCAGGTGCGGTTCGCCGACTCGGCCGGGCTGGTCGCGCAGATCGACGACGACGTCGTCGAGACGAGAAAGGCACTGGCGGTGCCCCCGGACGCCCCGACCGGGGACGAATAG
- the truB gene encoding tRNA pseudouridine(55) synthase TruB — translation MSSPKPPRRPAPPPGLVIVDKPAGMTSHDVVARARRIMGTRKVGHAGTLDPMATGVLVLGIERATKLLGHLALDRKTYLATLSLGSSTTTDDAEGEVLATAATRGVTDDAIARGVAKLTGDIQQVPSAVSAVKIDGKRAYARVRAGEDVVLPPRPVTVYRFDVLAVRHEEDHVEVDAVVECSSGTYVRALARDLGADLGVGGHLKALRRTTVGPFTLAKAKTLDRLEEQPELSLDLDAAVAAAFPRRDLDAASAKAVRHGQRIPAAGLEGTYGLFGPDGRVLALAADEEGVSRAVVVLLPA, via the coding sequence GTGTCGAGCCCCAAACCGCCCCGCCGTCCCGCCCCGCCGCCCGGTCTCGTGATCGTCGACAAGCCCGCCGGCATGACGTCGCACGACGTCGTCGCCCGTGCCCGCCGGATCATGGGCACCCGCAAGGTCGGGCACGCCGGCACGCTCGACCCGATGGCGACCGGCGTGCTGGTGCTCGGCATCGAGCGCGCCACCAAGCTGCTCGGCCACCTGGCGCTGGACCGCAAGACCTACCTGGCCACCCTGAGCCTCGGCAGCAGCACCACGACCGACGACGCCGAGGGCGAGGTCCTCGCGACGGCGGCCACCCGAGGGGTCACCGACGACGCCATCGCCCGGGGCGTGGCCAAGCTGACCGGCGACATCCAGCAGGTGCCCAGCGCGGTGAGCGCCGTCAAGATCGACGGCAAGCGCGCGTACGCCCGCGTCCGCGCCGGCGAGGACGTCGTCCTCCCGCCGCGCCCGGTCACCGTCTACCGCTTCGACGTCCTCGCCGTCCGCCACGAGGAGGACCACGTCGAGGTCGACGCCGTCGTGGAGTGCTCGTCCGGCACCTACGTCCGCGCGCTGGCCCGCGACCTCGGCGCGGACCTCGGCGTCGGCGGGCACCTCAAGGCCCTCCGGCGCACCACGGTCGGCCCGTTCACACTGGCGAAGGCGAAAACCCTCGACCGGCTCGAGGAGCAGCCCGAGCTGAGCCTGGACCTCGACGCCGCGGTCGCCGCGGCCTTCCCGCGGCGCGACCTCGACGCCGCGTCGGCGAAAGCGGTCCGGCACGGCCAGCGCATCCCGGCCGCCGGACTCGAGGGCACCTACGGGCTCTTCGGACCCGACGGCCGGGTGCTCGCCCTGGCCGCCGACGAAGAAGGCGTGTCCCGCGCAGTGGTCGTGTTGCTGCCCGCCTAG
- a CDS encoding MFS transporter, giving the protein MPPATGRATARSWLVWLAAVTVYLLAVFHRTSFGVAGLQAAERFGVGAAALGTFTVLQVGVYAAMQIPTGVLVDRYGPRRVLTVAVLVLGAGQLLLGVAHSYGLGLLARGVLGLGDALTFVSVLRLVAAHFPGRQYALLTSFTAAVGYIGNLAATVPLSLVLRSAGWTPTFLAVGAITVLYTLVVTLRVRDVPAGEQPPVREAVRPRELAHQVAEAWRTPGTRLGFWVHFSTMFAPNALTLLWGVPWLVQGQGQSMATASALLTVFVFGSMAGGPLLGGVIGRHPSLRMPLVGGYIGGAALIWAVLLSWPGQVPVAVLVPAFAFLALGGPASMIGFALARDYNPLSRVGTATGVVNVGGFVATTIAALAVGVLLQWTGGSFRISLLAIVAILALGTSRMLVWWRRTRAQLFLAEARGEELPVRITRRRWDAALPETPIVAA; this is encoded by the coding sequence GTGCCGCCCGCCACCGGCCGCGCCACCGCCCGGTCCTGGCTCGTCTGGCTCGCCGCCGTCACCGTCTACCTCCTCGCGGTCTTCCACCGCACCTCCTTCGGCGTCGCCGGGCTGCAGGCGGCCGAGCGCTTCGGCGTCGGCGCGGCCGCGCTCGGGACGTTCACCGTGCTCCAGGTCGGCGTCTACGCCGCGATGCAGATCCCGACCGGCGTCCTGGTCGACCGCTACGGCCCCCGCCGCGTCCTCACCGTCGCGGTGCTGGTGCTCGGCGCCGGCCAGCTCCTCCTCGGCGTCGCCCACTCCTACGGCCTCGGCCTGCTCGCCCGCGGCGTGCTCGGCCTCGGCGACGCGCTCACCTTCGTCAGCGTGCTGCGCCTGGTCGCGGCCCACTTCCCGGGCCGCCAGTACGCGCTGCTGACGTCGTTCACCGCGGCCGTCGGCTACATCGGCAACCTCGCCGCGACCGTCCCGCTCTCGCTGGTGCTCCGCAGCGCCGGCTGGACCCCCACCTTCCTCGCGGTCGGCGCCATCACGGTGCTCTACACCCTGGTCGTGACGCTCCGGGTCCGCGACGTCCCCGCCGGAGAGCAGCCGCCGGTCCGCGAAGCCGTTCGCCCGCGCGAACTCGCCCACCAGGTCGCCGAGGCGTGGCGGACGCCGGGGACGCGCCTGGGCTTCTGGGTCCACTTCAGCACGATGTTCGCCCCCAACGCCCTGACGCTGCTGTGGGGCGTGCCCTGGCTGGTGCAGGGCCAGGGACAGTCGATGGCCACCGCGAGCGCACTGCTCACCGTCTTCGTCTTCGGCTCGATGGCCGGCGGCCCGCTGCTGGGCGGCGTGATCGGCCGGCACCCGTCGCTGCGGATGCCGCTGGTCGGCGGGTACATCGGCGGCGCCGCGCTGATCTGGGCGGTGCTGCTGAGCTGGCCAGGGCAGGTGCCGGTGGCGGTGCTGGTGCCCGCGTTCGCCTTCCTCGCCCTCGGCGGCCCGGCGTCGATGATCGGCTTCGCCCTCGCCCGCGACTACAACCCGCTCAGCCGCGTCGGCACGGCGACCGGCGTGGTCAACGTCGGTGGCTTCGTCGCGACGACCATCGCCGCGCTCGCCGTCGGCGTGCTGCTGCAGTGGACCGGCGGGAGCTTCCGGATCTCGCTGCTGGCGATCGTCGCGATCCTGGCGCTGGGCACGTCCCGGATGCTCGTGTGGTGGCGCCGGACGCGCGCCCAGCTGTTCCTCGCCGAAGCCCGCGGCGAGGAACTGCCGGTGCGCATCACGCGCCGCCGCTGGGACGCCGCCTTACCCGAGACGCCGATCGTCGCCGCCTGA
- a CDS encoding SDR family oxidoreductase — protein sequence MTGLHGAHAVITGGSSGIGLATAAALAARGASVSLVARDESRLRKASVSLKSRGASVRTAVADVSSQAEVEEAFSALEASAGPCDVLVTCAGQARPGEFLELDDEVFRRMVEVDYFGTLHAVRAVAPSMVRRRSGSIVAISSAAAVLGIYGYTAYAPAKFAVRGLMEALRDELNPAGVHVACVYPPDVDTPQPAEENRWKPAETAAISGAIRPMAAEAVASAIVRAVERERYAVYPDRSVALLAALGPLAAPFLRRMVDRRVRHARRARA from the coding sequence GTGACCGGACTGCACGGGGCGCACGCGGTGATCACGGGCGGATCCAGCGGGATCGGCCTGGCGACGGCGGCCGCGCTGGCCGCGCGCGGCGCCTCGGTGTCCCTGGTGGCGCGGGACGAATCGCGGCTCCGGAAGGCCTCGGTGTCGCTGAAGTCACGCGGTGCCTCGGTCCGGACCGCCGTCGCCGACGTCTCGTCGCAGGCCGAAGTCGAAGAAGCGTTCTCGGCGCTGGAGGCGTCCGCGGGGCCGTGCGACGTGCTGGTGACCTGCGCCGGCCAGGCGCGTCCGGGCGAATTCCTGGAGCTGGACGACGAGGTCTTCCGGCGGATGGTGGAGGTTGACTACTTCGGGACGCTGCACGCGGTGCGGGCGGTGGCGCCGTCGATGGTCCGGCGGCGGAGCGGCTCGATCGTCGCGATCTCGTCGGCGGCCGCGGTGCTGGGGATCTACGGGTACACGGCGTACGCGCCGGCGAAGTTCGCGGTGCGGGGGCTGATGGAGGCGTTGCGGGACGAGCTGAACCCGGCCGGGGTGCACGTCGCGTGCGTGTACCCACCGGACGTCGACACGCCGCAGCCGGCGGAGGAGAACCGCTGGAAGCCGGCGGAGACGGCGGCGATCAGCGGGGCGATCCGCCCGATGGCGGCCGAGGCCGTGGCGTCGGCGATCGTCCGGGCGGTGGAGCGGGAGCGGTACGCGGTGTACCCGGACCGGTCGGTGGCCCTGCTCGCGGCTTTGGGCCCGCTGGCGGCCCCGTTCCTGCGCCGGATGGTGGACCGCCGGGTCCGCCACGCCCGCCGAGCCCGAGCGTAA
- a CDS encoding MATE family efflux transporter, with protein MNVEEAERIPAKRVLGLAVPALGVLAAEPLYVLVDTAVVGHLGALPLAGLALGGVVLAQVSSQLTFLSYGTTSRTARLHGAGRRADAVREGVQATWLAVFVGLFVLVAGQLLAWPIARVLSGSDEIAGAAVSWVRIALFGAPLILVTMAGNGWMRGVQDAAKPLRYVLAGNGISAVLCPVLVYWAGLGLEGSAIANVVAQVISAALFFGALVREKVGLRPDFKVMRAQLGLGRDLVLRSLAFQACFISAAAVAARTSTEAVGAHQVVLQLWTFLALVLDSVAIAAQSLVGAALGANSARQARGVAAQITGYGLLLGCFLCVLFAALSWVLPHAFTSDPGVLAEIPHAWWFFVALQPIAGVVFALDGVLLGAGDAAFLRNATLGSAALGFLPLIWASLGFGWGLTGIWTGLSLFMVLRLAFVLVRWRSGNWAITGAIRPA; from the coding sequence GTGAACGTGGAGGAAGCGGAGCGGATCCCGGCGAAGCGCGTGCTCGGCCTGGCCGTGCCCGCGCTGGGGGTGCTGGCGGCCGAGCCGTTGTACGTGCTGGTCGACACCGCGGTGGTCGGCCACCTGGGCGCGCTGCCGCTGGCCGGGCTCGCGCTCGGCGGCGTGGTGCTGGCCCAGGTGTCGAGCCAGCTGACGTTCCTTTCGTACGGCACGACGTCGCGCACCGCCCGGCTGCACGGTGCCGGCCGCCGGGCCGACGCGGTCCGCGAGGGCGTGCAGGCGACGTGGCTGGCGGTGTTCGTCGGGCTCTTCGTGCTGGTCGCCGGGCAGCTGCTGGCCTGGCCGATCGCGCGGGTGCTCTCGGGCAGCGACGAGATCGCCGGCGCGGCGGTGTCGTGGGTGCGGATCGCGCTGTTCGGGGCGCCGCTGATCCTGGTCACCATGGCCGGCAACGGCTGGATGCGCGGGGTGCAGGACGCCGCGAAGCCGTTGCGGTACGTCCTGGCGGGCAACGGGATCTCGGCCGTGCTCTGCCCGGTGCTGGTCTACTGGGCCGGGCTGGGGCTGGAGGGCTCGGCGATCGCGAACGTCGTCGCGCAGGTGATCTCGGCGGCGCTGTTCTTCGGGGCGCTGGTGCGCGAGAAGGTGGGCCTGCGGCCGGACTTCAAGGTGATGCGCGCGCAGCTCGGCCTCGGCCGCGACCTGGTGCTGCGCAGCCTGGCGTTCCAGGCGTGCTTCATCTCGGCGGCGGCCGTCGCGGCCCGGACGTCGACCGAGGCGGTGGGCGCGCACCAGGTGGTGCTGCAGCTGTGGACGTTCCTGGCGCTGGTGCTGGACTCGGTGGCGATCGCGGCGCAGTCCCTGGTGGGGGCGGCGCTGGGGGCGAACTCGGCGCGGCAGGCGCGCGGGGTGGCGGCACAGATCACCGGGTACGGGCTGCTGCTGGGGTGCTTCCTGTGCGTGCTGTTCGCGGCGCTGTCGTGGGTGCTGCCGCACGCGTTCACGTCCGACCCGGGGGTGTTGGCGGAGATCCCGCACGCGTGGTGGTTCTTCGTGGCGCTGCAGCCGATCGCGGGGGTGGTGTTCGCGCTGGACGGGGTCCTGCTGGGAGCGGGCGACGCGGCGTTCCTCCGCAACGCGACCCTCGGCAGCGCGGCGCTCGGGTTCCTGCCGCTGATCTGGGCGTCGTTGGGCTTCGGCTGGGGCCTGACGGGCATCTGGACCGGCCTGTCGCTCTTCATGGTCCTCCGCCTGGCTTTCGTGCTGGTCCGCTGGCGCTCCGGAAACTGGGCGATCACCGGCGCCATCCGCCCGGCTTGA